The following is a genomic window from Butyricimonas faecihominis.
TTCTGGAGACGAGTTCATGTGGCTCGCTACACGTTTCACGTTTTTCACGCTAGATGATTGCCCGTGACGGGTTAACCATAGTCTCTTAGCTCAGTTGGTTAGAGCGCTACACTGATAATGTAGAGGTCCGCGGTTCAACTCCGCGAGGGACTACAGCCGGGGGATTAGCTCAGTTGGCTAGAGCGCCTGATTTGCATTCAGGAGGTCAAGGGTTCGACTCCCTTATTCTCCACGGATAAAGTTCTTTGACATACTGGAACGTTAATGGATCATTTGATCCACGAAGTAACAATGTAGTAGAATAACACAGAGCCGTCCCTGTAGTGATACACGGGACAAGGTAGAATTATTTAATAACACGACGCTAACGAACGTGAACAACGAAGGGCGCGCGGTGGATGCCTAGGCTCTCGGAGGCGATGAAGGACGCGATAAGCCGCGATAGGCCACGGCGAGGTGCAAGTAACCCTTGACCCGTGGATTTCCGAATGGGGCAACCCGGCTGGATAGATTCCAGTCATGCAGTAATGCAAGCGAACGCGGGGAACTGAAACATCTCATTACCCGCAGGAGAAGAAAACAAAATGTGATTCCCCCAGTAGTGGCGAGCGAACGGGGAAGAGCCCAAACCGTTGCCGTTTCGGCGACAGCGGGGTCATGGGACCGCGATATTCGACGATGGACGAAGTGCAATTACCTGGAAAGGTAAGCCGTGGAGGGTGACAGCCCCGTGCACGACACCTCCATCGAAGATAGCGGGATCCCGAGTAGGGCGGGACACGAGAAATCCTGCCTGAATTCGCCAGGACCGCCTGGCAAGGCTAAATACTCCCGAGAGACCGATAGTGAACCAGTACCGCGAGGGAAAGGTGAAAAGTACCCCGAGCAGGGGGGTGAAATAGACCCTGAACCCGCGCGCCTACAAGCGGTCGGAGCCGGGTAATCCGGTGACGGCGTGCCTTTTGCATAATGAGCCTACGAGTTAGTCGTCACCAGCGAGGTTAAGGGCTTCAGGCCCGTTAGCCGAAGTGAAAGCGAGCCTTAACAGGGCGTCGAGTTGGTGGCGCTAGACGCGAAACCTTGTGATCTACCCACGAGCAGGTTGAAGTCGCGGTAACACGTGATGGAGGACCGAACCGGTAAACGTTGAAAAGTTTTCGGATGACTCGCGGGTAGGGGTGAAAGGCCAATCAAACTGGGAAATAGCTCGTACTCTCCGAAATGCATTTCGGTGCAGCCTGTGATGTTCTGTTCCAGAGGTAGAGCTACTGGTTGGACGCGAGGGCTTCACCGCCTATCAAATCCGGATAAACTCCGAATGCTGGAACACGAAATCATGGAGTGAGCCCGCGGGTGCTAAGGTCCGCGGACGAGAGGGAAAGAACCCGGACCACCGGCTAAGGTCCCGGATGGACAGTTAAGTTGATCAAACGAGGTGGGATCGCCGAGACAGCTAGGATGTTGGCTTGGAAGCAGCCATTCATTTAAAGAGTGCGTAACAGCTCACTAGTCGAGCGATCCCGCGTGGATAATACACGGGCATGAAACTGTCAACCGAAGCCGTGGGGTTAGTTAATGACTAACCGGTAGGAGAGCATTCCTGCCAGCTTAGAAGGTCACCCGCGAGAGTGACTGGAGCGGCATGAAAAGCAAATGTAGGCATAAGTAACGATAATGGGGGCGAGAACCCCCCACGCCGCAAGACCAAGGATTCCCCGGCAATGTCAATCAGCCGGGGGTCAGCCGGCCTCTAAGGCTAACCCGAACGGGGACGCCGACGAGAAACGGGTTAACATTCCCGTGCTTCTCGTCACCGTGACGCGGTGACGGGGTGATGAATGGACCGCGCGCTGACGGAATAGCGCGTTGAAGGCCGTACCCTATGACGGTGGTAGTCAAGCACGCCACCGGAGGCGAGAGCCGATAGTACCACGAGACCCCGGTCGAGTGGATAGCGTCCAGGCAATTTACCCCCTAGAAAACCCGCTAAACTTCAAGTGACGAGGAACCGTACTGTAAACGGACACACGTGGTCGGGTAGAATATACCAAGGCGCTCGAGTGATTCATGGTCAAGGAACTAGGCAAAATAGTCCTGTAACTTCGGGAAAAAGGACGCTCTAGTGATAGAGCCGCAGAGTAATGGCCCAGGCGACTGTTTACCAAAAACACATGGCTATGCCAAATCGAAAGATGACGTATATGGCCTGACACCTGCCCGGTGCCGGAAGGTTAAGAGGAGAGCTCATCAGTAATGAGAAGGTTTGAATTGAAGCCCCGGTAAACGGCGGCCGTAACTATAACGGTCCTAAGGTAGCGAAATTCCTTGTCGGGTAAGTTCCGACCTGCACGAATGGTGTAACGATCTGGGCACTGTCTCGACCATGAGCTCGGTGAAATTGTAGTTCCGGTGAAGATGCCGGGTACCCGCGACGGGACGGAAAGACCCCGTGAACCTTTACTGCAGCTTCGCGTTGTTCCCGGGCACGGGACGTGTAGGATAGGTCGGAGGCTACGAGTCGGTTTCGCCAGGAATCGAGGAGCCATCGTTGAAATACGACCCTTCTCTTGTCTGGGATCTAACCCATGGTAATGGGGACACCGCGTGGTGGGTAGTTTGACTGGGGTGGTCGCCTCCAAAAGCGTAACGGAGGCTTCCAAAGGTACCCTCGGGTTGGTTGGTAATCAACCGTAGAGTGCAATGGCACAAGGGTGCTTGACCGGGAGACCAACAAGTCGATCGGGTGCGAAAGCAGGGCATAGTGATCCGGTGATCCCGCGTGGAAGGGTCATCGCTCAAAGGATAAAAGGTACTCCGGGGATAACAGGCTGATCGCCCCCAAGAGCTCATATCGACGGGGCGGTTTGGCACCTCGATGTCGGCTCGTCACATCCTGGGGCTGGAGAAGGTCCCAAGGGTTCGGCTGTTCGCCGATTAAAGTGGCACGCGAGCTGGGTTCAGAACGTCGTGAGACAGTTCGGTCCCTATCTGTCGTGGGCGCTGGAGATTCGAGAGGTCCTGACTCTAGTACGAGAGGACCGGGTTGGACGCGCCGCTAGTGAACCTGTTATGACGCCAGTCGTACGGCAGGGTAGCCACGCGCGGACGGGATAAGCGCTGAAAGCATCTAAGCGCGAAGCCTGCCTCGAGATGAGATCTCCTTACAGGGTCGTCGTAGACGACGACGTTGATAGGCCACAGGTGTAAAGCCGGTGACGGCAAAGCCGAGTGGTACTAATCACCCGAAAGTTGACGTTCGGTGGGTGAGATGATTCGATTAACGTTCCAGGCGATTGTCAATCAAGGTGATTGGCGGTTGATAGAAAAGCATGAATAAATGAACAAAGATATTGTCACGAGTAGCCGGAGGGCTCGATGAAGTGACTGGAAAACATTAAAAGGTGTCTATAGCGACGGTGATCCACCTCTTCCCATCCCGAACAGAGAAGTTAAGCCCGTTAGCGCCGATGGTACTGCCGATAGGTGGGAGAGTAGGTCGATGCCGAATTTAGAAGAGAGGGCGAGTTCAAGTGACTCGCCCTTTTTTGTTTTCTCTCGCTTCCGATTGTGGAGAACCTATAACCTGCTAACTTGTAACTTGCGACTTGCCGAAGGCAATTTATCTGATTTCTGGTAACTCGATACCTTTTATTTTGCGGTATAAATTTAAAGCGTAAGAATCCGTCATTCCTGAGACGTAATCCGTTACCGTTTGTATTTTCGTGTAAATGGAATCATCTTGATGAACTTTGTATTGTTCTGGCATGACGGATAGAATATTCCGGGCATAATAGGTTTCTGGTTTCAGAACAGCATCAATATATTCTTTTAATATGGTGGCAAGGATTTTGAAACCTGCAATCTGTATTTGTGTAACGATATTCGTGTGATAAATCCGGGAATAGGCTAATTCGGTACAGGTTTCATAGGCTTGTTTATTGGTGCCTGTTAAGTGATGTATCAAGCTGCCTTGAAAGGTTCCGTTCATGATTGCCTCGTAGTTTTGGCAAAAGATGTCTGCACAGGCATTGATTAATTTATTAATAATACCTGCACGTAGAAATGCGATACATTCGTTTTTGTCCGTGACAATTTTGAAGGTTCTGGAGATCGTCTTTAAATCTTCCTTGTCTGTATCTTTGTCGTAGAAATTAAGAAGTATCCGGGTAGTTTCATCATAGGATAGAATTTTTAGCTTGTGAGAGTCTTCAATATCCATGATCTGATAGCAAATATCGTCGGCAGCTTCAACTAGATAAACGAGTGGATGGCGGACGTATTGCAAAGGTTTTGAGTTGAGTTGGATAATACCAAGTTCTTCGGCTACTTCCTTGTATATTTCTTTTTCACTTTGAAAAAAGCCGTATTTGTGTCCTTTGAGGGAGGCTTTAGATTCAAATGGGTATTTAACAATGGATGCAAGAGTGGTAAAGGTCATCGTGTAACCACCTGGCCTGCGTCCGTTAAAGCTATGGGTTAATAATCGGAAAGCATTTGCGTTACCTTCGAAATGACTGATGTCAGCCCATTCCTCGTCCGTCAGAAGTTTTTTCAAGTATTGCCCTTCTCCTTCCGTGAAAAAATAAGAAATAGCCTCTTCTCCGGAATGTCCGAAAGGAGGATTCCCCAAATCGTGAGCTAAACAGGCCGTACTAACAATGGTACCGATTTCTTCGAGGATTTCCGGGTGTTCCAATGCCTCTTTGGTTTTAACAAATTGTGCAATCTTGTTTCCTAGCGAACGTCCCACACTAGCTACTTCTAGGCTATGAGTTAGACGGTTATGTACAAAGATATTGCCCGGTAACGGGAATACCTGAGTTTTATTTTGTAATCGTCGAAATGGAGAGGAAAAGATTAAACGATCGTAGTCTCTTTGAAATTGTGATCGGTCATGAGAGCGAAACATGGTGATAGTGCTTCCCGGTTGATAACGTCTCGATGATAATAATTTATTCCAGTCCATCATGGTTGTTCAGATTACAAATTTATAGGTTACAGGTTTAAGTAAAGTATGTCAATTGGAGACCTGTAACGGTTATACAAATGTAGTAATAAAAAGAAGAGGAAGCAAACTGCTTCCTCTTTCGATCTTTATTTTGAAATGAAGTGGTAGTGACTACCAAATCTTTCGAATGCTGCTTTATCAAGCGTTTCTCGGTGATCGGGATGAGCAATATTGATTAAAGTCTTTGCTCTTTCCTGAAGGGTTTTACCATAAAGGTCTGCGATACCGAATTCCGTAACAATGTAGTGTACATCGAAACGAGTGGTAACAACTCCGGCTCCGTTTAACAAGGTCGGGCAAATTTTACTCACGCCTTTGTTTGTTACTGCCGGTAATGCAATAATCGGTTTTCCTCCTTCGCTGGCTGCTGCTCCGCGGATGAAGTCTAATTGACCACCACTACCACTGTAAAATTTAATACCTAAAGAGTCTGCGTTGACTTGGCCTGTGATGTCAACAGAAAGAGCCGAATTGATAGCCGTCATTTTCGGTTGTTGTGCGATGATGAACGGATCGTTCGTGTAACCGACATCCATCATGGCTACTCCTGGGTTGTCATCGATGAAGTCATATACTCTTTTTGATCCCATCAAGAAGGTTGATACGATCTTACCTTTGTCGAATTTCTTATTCATGTTGTTGACAACACCTTTTTCATACAAGGGTAATACTCCGTCAGCAAACATTTCCGTGTGAATACCTAAGTTTTTGTGGTTGCCTAATTGGGAAAGTACAGCGTTCGGGATGGCTCCGATTCCCATTTGCAGGGTAGCTCCGTCTTCGATCAAAGAGGCTACATTTTTACCGATAGCAATATCCTGTTCTGTTAACGTTGCCGGATGAGCTTCGATAAGTGGGGTATTGTCTTCGCAGAAGATGTCGATGTCTGATAATTTGATGATAGCATCTCCCCATGCTCTCGGTACGTTCGGGTTGATAACGCCAATAACTGTTTTTGCATTCTGTACGGCAGCTAACGTGGCATCAACAGAGGTTCCCATGGATACAAAACCATGCTTGTCCGGGGGACAAACTTGGATCATGGCAACATCAACCGGGTGAATACCGCTTCTGATCAGTTTCTGGGTTTCACTCAAATGAACGGGTACATAATCTGCATATCCTTCTTGAGTAGGTTTACGCACGTTACTGCCCACGAAATAGGATTCTAGGAAGAAGATTCCTTCGAATTCTGCTTCTGCATACGGGGCACTACCTTCCGTGTGCAAGTGTTGCAACTTGACGTCTCTCAATTCTCCTGCACGTCCTCTGTTGCAAAGAGCTTGAATTAGACCTTGGGGGGCACAAGCCACACTGTGAATGTGAATCCGGTCTCCGGATTTTACAACTTTTACAGCCTCTTCAAATGACACTGTTTTGATTCCTTGATACATAGCAAGTTATTTTGTTTTGATTTCTTATGATTTAATTATTAGCTAACCTCTTGAAAGAGGGGTGCAAGTTAACAACACTCTTTTAATTAAACAATTTTTTCCGTAATTATTAGTGTCCAATTTGTGACACGGTTTTTACTTACAGTAGCCAGCCTAGAATGGCCTTTCCCGTGAAAAGATAAATGTTCAAACCGATGATGTCGTTCGTTAGGGTGATAAACGGTCCGGTAGCTAGAGCCGGATCTATCTTTAGTTTATTGAGTAATAACGGGAATGCTGTACCGAACATGGATGCGAACATGATCACGATAAACAAGGATATAGTTACCGTGATGGGCATGGCAAGTGATGTTAGGTTGAAACAAAGGGATAGGATAAAAATGATGGAAGAACAGATGCAGGCATTTATGACCGCACATGAAATTTCTTTTGAGATACTCTGTAATATGTTTTTTGATGTCAGGGTGTTGGAGGCAAGTCCTTTTACCACGATGGCGGAAGACTGGATACCCACGTTTCCCCCCATAGCGGTGATAACAGGAATGAACATGGCTGTTGCTGGGAATAAGGCAATGTCTGCCTCGTAGAAAGAAATCATATAGGCTGCAAGCATTCCTCCGAATAAACCGATGATCAGCCACGGAAGACGTGCTTTGGTCTGGTCCCAGATCGTGTCGGAAGATTCCACGTCCTGTGAGATACCGGACATCATCTGGTAGTCTTTTTCTGCTTCTTCCCGGATCACGTCAACCACGTCGTCGATCGTGATTCGACCGACAAGTCGGCCGATGGAGTCAACTACAGGAATGGCGACTAAATCGTACTTCTGCATGATACGTCCCACGGATTCGGCTGGTTCATCGGTGGTCACGTAGGTTACGTCCGGGTTATATATACTTTGGATTTTGGTAGATGTCGGGGAAAGAATCATCTTTTTCAATGAAAGTCTTCCTTTCAAGATGTTGTCGTCATCAACGACGTAGATGTAGAATATTTCATCTAGGTTCTCTGCTTGTCGACTAAGTTCGCGTAGACAGGTGAGGACGGTCCAATTCTCGTTGACTTTCACTAGCTCTTTACCCATAAGTCCACCGGCAGAATCTTCGTCGTAATGCAACAGATCGACGATGTCTCCCGCTTGTTCGAGGTCTTCCATGTGTGAAAGAACTTCTTGCTGCTGTTCGTTGGGCATACTACCCACGAGGTCGGCGGCATCGTCCGTGTCCATGTTGTCCACGAAACGTTTGGCTATAACTTCCGGGGGGAAAGAATCGATAAATCGTTGTCTTTCGTCTTCTTCGATTTCTGCCAGAACGTCTCCGGCTTTCTCTTCATCTAGCAACAGAAACAGGAATTGGGCTTCTTTGGTGTCCAATTCATTCATGATTTCGGCAATATCCGCCGGATGAAGAGGTTCTACCAACTTGGCGACATCTTCTTTATTATCCGCTTTTATCAGTCCCTCTATCTGGGAAACTAATTCTTCCGAGAGTTCAAACTGTTGCATAGTTCATCAATTACTTGTTTGCCTGCTGAATCTCTTTACATAGTGTAATGAAATCCTCTACACTTAATTGTTCCGGGCGCAAAGATAACGTTTCTGAGGCAAAATCCGGAGAAATAATTGATTTTAAAGAATTACGTAAGGTTTTTCGTCGTTGATTGAAACCTGATTTTACGATATTGAAAAAAAGTTTTTCGTCACAATCGAGTTTTTCCCTTTTATTCCGGATGAGTCGGATTACGGCGGATTTAACTTTTGGTGGTGGATCGAAAACCTGTTCTCCCACGGTGAAAAGATACTCGATGTCGTAAAATGTTTGTAGGAATACGCTTAAAATCCCGTATGTTTTGTTCCCGTGAGAGGCCCTGATGCGTTCGGCCACCTCTTTTTGTAT
Proteins encoded in this region:
- a CDS encoding deoxyguanosinetriphosphate triphosphohydrolase, encoding MDWNKLLSSRRYQPGSTITMFRSHDRSQFQRDYDRLIFSSPFRRLQNKTQVFPLPGNIFVHNRLTHSLEVASVGRSLGNKIAQFVKTKEALEHPEILEEIGTIVSTACLAHDLGNPPFGHSGEEAISYFFTEGEGQYLKKLLTDEEWADISHFEGNANAFRLLTHSFNGRRPGGYTMTFTTLASIVKYPFESKASLKGHKYGFFQSEKEIYKEVAEELGIIQLNSKPLQYVRHPLVYLVEAADDICYQIMDIEDSHKLKILSYDETTRILLNFYDKDTDKEDLKTISRTFKIVTDKNECIAFLRAGIINKLINACADIFCQNYEAIMNGTFQGSLIHHLTGTNKQAYETCTELAYSRIYHTNIVTQIQIAGFKILATILKEYIDAVLKPETYYARNILSVMPEQYKVHQDDSIYTKIQTVTDYVSGMTDSYALNLYRKIKGIELPEIR
- a CDS encoding acetyl-CoA hydrolase/transferase family protein, whose product is MYQGIKTVSFEEAVKVVKSGDRIHIHSVACAPQGLIQALCNRGRAGELRDVKLQHLHTEGSAPYAEAEFEGIFFLESYFVGSNVRKPTQEGYADYVPVHLSETQKLIRSGIHPVDVAMIQVCPPDKHGFVSMGTSVDATLAAVQNAKTVIGVINPNVPRAWGDAIIKLSDIDIFCEDNTPLIEAHPATLTEQDIAIGKNVASLIEDGATLQMGIGAIPNAVLSQLGNHKNLGIHTEMFADGVLPLYEKGVVNNMNKKFDKGKIVSTFLMGSKRVYDFIDDNPGVAMMDVGYTNDPFIIAQQPKMTAINSALSVDITGQVNADSLGIKFYSGSGGQLDFIRGAAASEGGKPIIALPAVTNKGVSKICPTLLNGAGVVTTRFDVHYIVTEFGIADLYGKTLQERAKTLINIAHPDHRETLDKAAFERFGSHYHFISK
- the mgtE gene encoding magnesium transporter, with product MQQFELSEELVSQIEGLIKADNKEDVAKLVEPLHPADIAEIMNELDTKEAQFLFLLLDEEKAGDVLAEIEEDERQRFIDSFPPEVIAKRFVDNMDTDDAADLVGSMPNEQQQEVLSHMEDLEQAGDIVDLLHYDEDSAGGLMGKELVKVNENWTVLTCLRELSRQAENLDEIFYIYVVDDDNILKGRLSLKKMILSPTSTKIQSIYNPDVTYVTTDEPAESVGRIMQKYDLVAIPVVDSIGRLVGRITIDDVVDVIREEAEKDYQMMSGISQDVESSDTIWDQTKARLPWLIIGLFGGMLAAYMISFYEADIALFPATAMFIPVITAMGGNVGIQSSAIVVKGLASNTLTSKNILQSISKEISCAVINACICSSIIFILSLCFNLTSLAMPITVTISLFIVIMFASMFGTAFPLLLNKLKIDPALATGPFITLTNDIIGLNIYLFTGKAILGWLL